TGTGTTATTATAATGatgcaaaaatataaacttgcgtcgtataaattttatttattaggaccgagattttttttaaaaaaaagactaaCCTAAAAGAGGGCCAAAAGTGCAAATGACCCAAGTTTGGAGCGAGGTGCCACATATAGGAAGTAGGAACAAAGAAAAACCCTAATTTAAGAGTCACCCCTCACAGTAGCCTGTGGAGTTTCGTCCTGTACGTATGCTCGAACTTTTTCTTCTCTGTTTCTCCTGACGATGAACTTTTGTTGTTGAGATCTGatgatttttgttttgttttgttttgttttcatTATTTGAATGACAGCAGAAGAGAAATAGAGTGTAAAGATGAGCCGAACAGCAGCAGCAGTTAAGGGCGGTAAGAAGAAGGGGGCAACCTTCGTGATTGACTGTTCGAAGCCAGTGGATGACAATATCATGGAGATTGCTTCTCTTGATAAGTTCCTTCAAGAGAGAATTAAGGTTGGTGGAAAAGCTGGTGCTCTTGGGGATTCCGTTACTGTCTCCCGTGACAAGAACAAAATCACCGTCACTTGCAACTCCGCTTTTTCCAAGAGGTACTAATTCTATATTATGACTTCTCATTTCGTTTAATTTTTGCCTCATATTTTCGGTTGGGCTTATTTGGAAAAAATTGGTGTAGATCCCAAATTACTACCTGGGGTCGATTTTCATTGTAGTTTGATTATGCTTACACTGAAGGATTGTCATAGTCCTATTCTTGTAGATCGGGCTCGTTTATGCTCTGCAAGGAGTTCTTTTATTTGGAATAGTGTAGTCATTCACACATTGAGCTTTGAGTCAGTTGATAATGGGTTAAAAATAGGTCCCTTttgctat
This DNA window, taken from Solanum dulcamara chromosome 3, daSolDulc1.2, whole genome shotgun sequence, encodes the following:
- the LOC129882947 gene encoding 60S ribosomal protein L22-2-like; protein product: MSRTAAAVKGGKKKGATFVIDCSKPVDDNIMEIASLDKFLQERIKVGGKAGALGDSVTVSRDKNKITVTCNSAFSKRYLKYLVKKYLKKNNVRDWLRVIASNKDRNVYELRYFNIAENEADEED